Genomic DNA from Prunus persica cultivar Lovell chromosome G1, Prunus_persica_NCBIv2, whole genome shotgun sequence:
tgtagccatattattttatatagtgaaaagttactgctgctgctctccgaggacgtaggcatagccaaacctcgttaaatgctgtgtcccatctactttacgtgcagctcaatattcgtacatattccaagttatttttataacacaaaGGCTTTTCTCTGATGTTGCCACTTTCCTCGGTAGATCCGGGTTCAAGCTAAGATCTTTTTCACTctgcaaattatatatgtcCCTGGCTCCTCCTAGCTAGGGCTTTGTTCAGCGAGTCTAATCGTACGCGAACTCTGAGTTGGCCCGAGTTCAGCAATGTACAGTGGGTCCAGTGATGGCGAAGGCCATGAGGCCGCGCAGAGGAAGATCCCGCCTGCTTCGTCCATGTTGTGGGTTCGGAACCTCCGCCGCTTCATCGGATCCGGTACCGGACTCGGATCCGAAGCTCTCATGGGTATTCTCCCTCacacttttctctctctcatttccaTGCTTTTCATTCCAATTTtcgttctttctcttttgtcaAATATCGTTTTTCTGGGTATGCCGAGCTCcatgtatgtatgtgtatatgtgtGGATAGATATAGATATAGAACAATGTCTTACGCATTTGGGTTCTGTTTTTTGGAGCATTTAACTGTTCtcaatttttcctttgttctaGAGATAATGAACCATTATTAAGCTGTTTTCATAGTAATTAGGAACCTTGATTAGAACTGATAAATCGAGTGTGATCACACTTGTAAGATAAGATAATTAAAACAACACAAATAAGTAGGAAAACAGCCTTCAAGCTTCAATTTTTATGAGTGTGGGGGCTGATGTCAAGCTATCACAGTTGCTCATTTGTGCTAATGGTTGAATTTTGGTATACACTAGACTGAGCCAATAGTTCATTTGTGTGTTAGCCAATTTCAAGAGTTCaggttggtttttctttctctctggtCTTTTAATGTGAAGTGTGAGGCACATGTTCATAGACCATTTGAGTCCCTTCCCAAGTTTTTAGTAGATATTTGGCCCCTGTAATATGCTTTTATGAGTTcatctctgtgtgtgtgtgtgtgtgtgtgtgtgtgtgtgtgtgtgtgtgtgtgtgtctgcaAGCTCGGATTAGAAACGGATTTTGTAATTTCAGACACGCACTTATGAAGCCAAGACATATGTAATCCACACATATCCATCTTGATACCTTATTTTCTGCTTACGATTTAACTAAGTGTTTAtgtattttgtctttttcttgtgtAGAGCTTGAAACAAAGAGAATCTTGCTTGATATTTTCAAAGAGAAGCAACAAAAAAGTGCTGAAGCTGGCACAATACCAAGTTTCTATAAGAAGGCATGTAGTAGGATTTTTGTTGTATTTCAATGATTCTGTTCATGCCTGGAAATTTGAGTGTGAAGGCATTACTTTTGTGTcatagaaaattcaaaaaaaaaaaaaaaaaaatttcattttggtttCATTCTTGTTATGTGCTCTTTCCTAGGTCCTTTATGACTTTCAAagctttttcccttttttcagAAACCTGAAGATGGATCTATTAGTCACAGGGTCCAGAGGCTGGCAAAATATCGGTTTTTAAAGGTAATCATCTGGATTTTCGTCcttattgttgttttattaCATTGGCTAAGTATCTAACATTATGCTTTATTGGTGGCATTTACCCCGTTGTTTCTGCAGAAGCAATCAGATCTTTTGCTAAATGCTGATGATCTAGATGCTATGTGGGTTTGCTTAAGGGAAAATTGTGTGATTGATGATGCAACTGGTGCAGAAAAGGTCTGGTTTTCCATCTTAATCTTGTTTTcgattttttcatatgttgtAAATATCTCATATGGGTTTCAAACAAATGGTTATTAATGTTTTATCAAAATCTTTAAAGAAGTTTAACATTGTAGTATTATGGCATCTCATCTACTTCCATTATGTTATCATCTGCGCTTCAGTTTATGGCTTTTGAATCATAATAACTTCTTAATTGAGTTGTTAGGTATCTGACTGATTCTAATAAGTCCCCATATTTATCATTTTGTAGATGAATTATGAAGACTTTTGCCACATTGCCTCTGTATGTACAGAGCAGATAGGGCCCAAATGCCGTCGCTTTTTCAGCccttccaatttcatgaagtTTGAGAAAGACGAACAAGGAAGAATTGCCATTCTGCCCTTTTACCTTTATGTGATGAGAACGGTGGGTCTAATTGATCATTAATTCACCTGGCTTTTTCTTGCAGTCTGAATTATAAAAGTCTGGAATGCTGCTTACTATTTTTTACCTTCCAGGTTTCACTTACCCAAGCTAGAATTGACATGAGCGAGCTTGATGAGGATTCTGATGGTTTCCTTCAACCTCAAGTATGAACTTATTGCAAAGTTTGAGCATCTAAGGGTTATATTAGAATATTGAGCCTTTTTCTGTGGCTACGTTATCTTTCAGTATGATGTTTAACGGAGAAAAAATGTGTTATTTTTCTCCATCTATGGCTATAACTGTATtgatcttgtttttcttcaggAAATGGAGGCCTATATACGAGGTCTTATACCTAATCTGGCGCAATTACGGGACATGCCTGCAAGCTTTGTTCAAATGTATTGCCGCATAGCTGCGCAgaagttctttttcttctgcgaCCCTCATAGACGAGGTTTGACATTAATCAGCGATACTGCATTTGATAATTATTCCTTTAGTTAAGAAAAATTTACACCTTGTTTTTGCGTACAGGAAAAGCGTGCATAAAAAAGGTGTTATTAAGTAATTGTCTCCAGGAACTAATGGAACTGCACCAGGTAGGTTGTGAAAGAATCTGTCAAAACATTCTATGTTACAAATTGTACCATCTTTATTAGGTATATATACTGCAATAAATTCTGCTCTTCTGCTTACTATGTGCTCTGTACTTTGATTCAATAATAGGAAAGTGAGGAAGAAGTCACTGACACTGAGCAAGCTGAAAACTGGTTCTCTATGGCATCTGCCAAGCGCGTATGTGGTGCGTAGTTTTCATGTCTCTGGGTTCCATTTTCGTTCCTCATTTGCTGTTGTCTAATTGATTAGCTTCTGTATGTGAGCTCTTTGTGTTGCTATTCAAGTGTAACACAAgcattatattattttgatttattctTCATGGTCTTGAGTCTCCAAGTCGTTATTTGTGTTCTAGATATCTTCATCCAAGTCGTTACAAGtcatgagtttgccaatgctAAAGTCCCATGCTCAATATATGTCTGGCACTCTCGAGCTTGAAATGTGATGGTTATAACTGAaaactttataataaaaaactctAATTCCTATAGCTGATTGCAA
This window encodes:
- the LOC18789700 gene encoding probable serine/threonine-protein phosphatase 2A regulatory subunit B'' subunit TON2, with the translated sequence MYSGSSDGEGHEAAQRKIPPASSMLWVRNLRRFIGSGTGLGSEALMELETKRILLDIFKEKQQKSAEAGTIPSFYKKKPEDGSISHRVQRLAKYRFLKKQSDLLLNADDLDAMWVCLRENCVIDDATGAEKMNYEDFCHIASVCTEQIGPKCRRFFSPSNFMKFEKDEQGRIAILPFYLYVMRTVSLTQARIDMSELDEDSDGFLQPQEMEAYIRGLIPNLAQLRDMPASFVQMYCRIAAQKFFFFCDPHRRGKACIKKVLLSNCLQELMELHQESEEEVTDTEQAENWFSMASAKRVCDIFILLDKDNNGTLSKQELREYADGALTEIIIERVFDEHVRRGKVGGASSREMDFDSYLDFVLALENKDTPEGLTYLFRCLDLNGRGYLTTADIHSLFRDVHQKWIEGGNYELCIEDVRDEIWDMVKPADPLRITLADLLACKQGGTVASMLIDVRGFWAHDNRENLLQEEEEPEEES